A stretch of DNA from Lawsonibacter asaccharolyticus:
TGTGGACACCGCCCGCCGCCAGCAGGAGTAGATCCACACCCAGCGGCAGGACAGGGACATGGAGCGGCGAGGGACTTCCCATTTCCTGCCACGGATGGTAAAATGAAATTGATTTGATGGGCCGCGCCCGCTGGGACATTTTGTCCCAACAGGGAGCGGATGGAGGTAAAGCGATGAGCAGGAGAGAAATATACCGAAGGACAAAAGGTTATTCTATTTTCGGAGTAGTAAATGCCAAAATGTTTTTCGCCGTAGTGATTTTGGGAGTGATCGCTCTTGGCCTAAAAAATCCTCAACTTATATTGGACAGTGATACGTTATGTATTTTTGTATTGTGTGGCGCTGTTGCACTGCTTTGGATTTTGCGCTATTGGAAACATTGGCTTGATATTTTCAAAAAAGACCTTGTTATTTTTGAAGGAGAAGTTTGCTCCGAAGGGGCGATTGCGGGCTCACAAATGGAAAGCGCATGGGAAAATTGGAGGCTGGCCGAAAAGGGAAAGGATGTGCCGCAGCACTTTTTCATTTGCTTACGGCAGATGAAGGAGCAATATCAGAACAATGCTTTGATCCCGGATATGTGCCGCGGGCTGGTTTCGTTTTTCTATCTAAATCGGACGAAATGTATTGTAGATATTGTGAGTATTTCCACGCCTGAACCAGACACCAGAAGCAAGCACACCCAGAAAAAAGCAAGGCGAAAAGCCCATCATCAGTAATCGTTCTCTGTCGGGATACTTTACACAGCCGGCGGGCGGCGATGAAATTGCCCATGAACATGATGAGTAGGAGGTGGGATAATGAAACGAGAAACCTTGAAAGGCCAGACTAACAAAGACGGTTCATATACTCGAATTGAAAAGATTACCTAAACGCTAGAGGACGGCTTTGTTTCCAATAAGAAACATCGGGCAGATTGGGAATATCCTGGTCGTGATGTAGGAATGTTTGAGCGGGGACGCTTCAAAGGACATAAAACGACCGTAACCTATTGAAGAACGCATACTAAAACGACGCGCATATTATTTTATGTACTCTATATTGTTGTGTCACTCATTTTTTCTGCAATCTTTATAGCTTTGATTTCAGCTCAAGATACGCCAGAGGAAGCCAACAGATTTAGGATGTATTTTGTCGGCGTAGTTGCGTTTCTAATCTATGAATCGGTTCAATCTATCACATCTTTTCGAAAACAAGATCAGCAGCGGGAAAAGGAACGCACAAAAAAACAGCGGGAAAAAGACTGACATAGGGGCAACTGAACACCGCCCACAAAGGCGCGGCCAGCAGGCCGCGCCTTTCCCATGCCCAAAACTGAACCCCACCGATTTCCCCTCGCAGAGCTGGCCGTGGCGCTGGGGTGCAGCATACAGGCCTGCAAGCGGGCCTTGCGGGAGCTGGAGGCCGCCGGGTTGATCCTGCGGGTACGTCAGGAGGTCGGAGCACCGAACCGGATTTAGGTGGTGTCACCACGGTGAAGAATTTCCCATTAACCAGGTAAAAGCAGGTATGTCCTGTTTTTATAAATGGGGGACAAGCAGAATGTTCCGCCTCGGGAATCCCCCCGAGTAAAAACAGAGAGAAAAATAAATATGCGGGTATAGTGGAATTGGTTGACACCCAGGATTTAGGTTCCTGTGCCGCAAGGCGTGTGGGTTCGAGTCCTACTAGGGTCTTTCTGGTCTGTCTTTTTCGGGCTGTTGTCGTCCATTTCCTTGCTCTGCTTCACATGATAGGGATTTACAAACACTAGCTTCATCCCCCTGGTCCGGACATAATCTCCGAACGTGAACCAATAATGTCCCGTTGGCTCGCAACCGACGAAAACCACATCCTTCTGCCTGGACTCCTGTAACTTTGCCACCCACTTCTCAAAGCGTTGGTAGCCCTCCAAACTGTTGGAGAAATGAAACACCTTCCGGGTCACTTCCAAGCCCCGCCAGTCAAAGGCTCGGGCATAGTGCTGCTCACTTCCTATGTCCACTCCCACAAAGGGCAGCTTGCGGTTGCGTGTGAAATCCCGTTTGGGGTCAATCGTGTATTTGGACAAATCTTCCCGTATTTGGCATATGGTATCCAGAAGTTTTCTTTTCAATGTTTGAGGGTAGTTTCTCATCGGCGTAACCTTCTCGAAATTGCTCTCAAGGCGAAGCCACCGATTTTTGCCGTTTTGTCAAGTGTTTTTTATGATTTCTTTTCACAAATACAGCCCAGACTGCCTTACTGAAGTGCCCCCCAAAAGTTAGACAATATCTGAAGACGAAAATTGTTTAAGCAGGTGAAAGGGGGTGTTGTCTGTGAATTGCAGGCGGCAAGCCCTTTAGCTTTTCTTTGATGCGTTGGTTATTGTAGTAGTCCAGATAGGCATACAGTTCCAGATTGAAGTGTTTCATGGACTTGAATTCTTGCAGATATAGTAACTCACTTTTGAGTAAGCCAAAGATGAACATCATTCTTATTGGATTTTATTGGATATGCAAAGAAACTACTTCTATGTGAAAGCACAGTTGGGTTTAGTTAGGATGCAATAGGTGTGCTTAGATCACTGCGCACAGTTTCCTTTTAATAAAAATCTCCATAATATTATATCCAATATTATATATAAAAATTTTTTATACCTCATTTATTATGTGTATTTTACAAGGAAGTGGATTGGCATTAAAATCTTTTTATGAAAGATGATGAGCGCAGGAGGATGCCTAGAAAGCTTGTCTCATCAAGAAATATCCGTACAGTTTATGAAAAAATGCGACATGACAAGGAGGAAATACAACATGCTTGAACTGAAAGCCGTGACGGAAAGCTATCCCCACACACTGCCCCTGAAGGACGGCCGGGTGACCAGCGATAAGGTCCATCTCAATTTTACAGAGTTTAAATTTGCTCATGAGGCTTTTGACGACCAGGTGGAGAACCAGCCCTATGACGTGTGCGAGTTGGCTGTGGGAACCTTTTTCCAGGCGCTTGATTTTAAAAAGCCCCTGAGACTGCTCCCAGTGGTCTGCTTGGGCTCTTTCCACCACGGTAGCATCTGGTATGATCCTGCCCAGGGCGTTGTGAGACCGGAGGATTTGAAGGGGGCACGGGTGGCTGTCCGGGCCTATACCCAGACCACTGGTCTGTGGTGTCGCGGCGCATTGCAGGAGCACTTTGGAATTTCGCCCCAGGACGTAACCTGGGTGACCACCGAGGCACCCCATGTAGCTGGTTATGAAAGTCCGTCTAATGTCGTCCGTGCTCCCGAGGGGACCAAGCCGATGGATTTGATTGCCTCCGGTGACTGCAAGGCCATCATTCTGGGGCCCCGGAACGCCAAGGGGACCAACCTGGAGCATGTGGTCCCCAATGTGGACGAGGTTGTAGAGGCGTGGCGTGCTAAGCATAATGCCATCCCCATTAACCACATGGTCACAGTGACGGAGGATATGATTCAGAATTATCCCGAGGCTGTACAGGAAGTGTACGACATGTATAAGAAGGGGTATGAGATCGCCAAGGCGGCTGGGGAACTGTCTCCCGCAGTGCGCATCGGCCAGGACGCCGTCTGGCATACCCTTGAGGTCTGCATGGACTACTGTGTGGCCCAAGGTCTGACCTCCCGTAAGTTTACCAAGGAAGAGGTGTTTGCCCCCGTCGTCTGAGAGGCTGGAGCAACAGACGATTTGGGCGGCAGTCCGCGCCACACAGCAATAAGAAGAAAAGTAGCTTCCAGCAGTTCATCCTTTGAGTTGCTGGGAGCTATTTATACGAATACAGGTGTTCGACCGGTGCTTCAGGGAAAAAAGTGGGCAGCGGGCGGATGCAGACAAGGGAGTGTGTGAAACAATGGCAAAAAAATATCAGCTTACCATCAGGGAAACCCACTGCAAGCAGTGCGGAATTTGTTCATACTTATGTCCGCGGAAGGTGTTGACTCAGGAGATGGGCCACTGTCCAGTGGCTACGCACATGGAGAACTGTATCGGATGCCGGCTGTGCGAGATGCGCTGTCCGGACTTTGCCATCGAAGTGGAGGAGGCTGGGAAATGAAGAGCACAAAGAAATTTATCGAAGGGAATATTGCCATCGTAGAAGGGGCGCTGGCGGCTGGAGCCCGGTTCTATGCGGGCTACCCCATCTCCCCCAGCTCCGAGATTGCGGAGTACTCCTCCCAGATGCTGCCCAAGGTGGGGGGCATCTATATCCAAATGGAGGACGAGATCAGCTCTATGGCAGCTCTGCTGGGCGCTTCGGTGACAGGGAAAAAGGTGTACACGGCCACCAGCGGACCGGGGATCTCCCTGATGCAGGAGAACATCGGTCTGGGCATCATGTCAGAAATTCCTGCAGTCATCATCGATGTACAGCGCAGTGGCCCCTCCACTGGCGCAGCTACCAAGCCTGCCCAGGGGGATATGATGCAGGCCCGCTGGGGCACCCACGGGGACCACAGCATCATTGCCCTCTCCCCCGCCTCGGTGCAGGAGTGTTTTGACTTGACTGTTCAGGCCTTCAACCTGGCGGAGAAGTACCGCACCCCTGTCTACCTCATGGCGGACGAGACCATTGGCCACCTGCGGGAGACGGTTACCATCCGGGAGCTGGAGCTCGGGGAGATCGTAAACCGTCAGCAGCCAGCTGAGGACGTGTCGCCGGAGAAATTCCGCCCCTATGGGTACAGCGGCACAATGCCGTCTCCCATGCCGCCCTTTGGCTCCCGGAAGTACCTGTCTCGGACAACCGGATCCACCCACGACGAGAAGGGAGAATTTGAACCCACGCCGGAGAATATCCACCGGGTTACTCACTATTTGATAGACAAGATTGAGAAAAATGCCGATGATATCTGCATGACAAAGAGCTGGCATCTGGAGGATGCAGAGACGGTGTTTATTACCTACGGTTGCTCCACTCGCAGCACCATGGAGGCTATGGCCCGTCTGCGGGAGCAGGGAGTAAGGGCCGGGATGCTCCAGCTGCAGACCGTCTGGCCCCTTCCGGAGAAGGAGATCCGCCAGGTGCTCTCCTCGGCAGGCACTGTGGTAGTTCCAGAACTAAACCTGGGACAGATTGCAGGTGAGATTCGAAAGTTCAACGACTACGGTTGCAAGGTGGTGCAGGCCAACCGGGTAGATGGTATTCTCATCTCCCCAGAGGAGATTCTTACCGCATGGAAGGAGGCCCTTTGATCATGGCAAACTATAAGAATTATATGCTCTTCGACAAGCTCCCCCATACCTGGTGCGCAGGTTGCGGCCACGGAATTATCCTCCAGGCCATTGCGGATGCCCTGGCCATACAGGAACTGGACAAGCATGATATCGCCCTGGTAAGCGGCATCGGCTGTTTCGGCCGAGTGGACGACTACCTGGACATTAACTGTATGCATGTGACCCACGGGCGCGCTTTAGCGGCGGCTACCGGTGTAGCTCTGGCCAACCCAGACCTGCATGTGCTTGTTACCATGGGGGACGGAGACGGGACCACCATCGGCGGCAACCACCTGATTCACTGTGCCCGGCGGAACATCAACCTGACGGTAATTATCGCCAACAACTACAACTATGGACAGACGGGAGGACAGTACTCCGGTACCACCCCCGAGGGCAGCATCACCTCCACCTCGATTTATGGGCATGTGGAGCCGGGGTTTGATATCTGCAAGCTGGCAGAAGCGGCAGGTGCTCCCTTTGTGGCCCGGTCTACCCCCTACAATCCTGTGCAGATCCGGAACTTGATCAAGCAGGGCATGCAGACGAAGGGCTTTGCCCTCATCGAGATCCTGGACACTTGTCCCACTCACTATGGCCGTCTCAACAAATTTGGGGATGCCGGTCATATGCTGGAAAGAGTTCATAACATGACAGTTCCAGTCGAGAAAGCCGCCAAGATGACCGAGGAGGAACTGGAGGGGAAGTTTGTCACCGGCGTGCTGGTCAACCGCCAGCGGGAGGACTACTATACCCGTTACCAGCAGATTATCGACCGGCTTGCCACTGGGCAGCAGAGCTAAAGGAAAGGACGGGAGTACCATGAAAACGCAGATTGTATTAAGCGGTGTAGGAGGACAGGGCCTGATCTCCACCGGAGAGATCATCGGTGAGGCGGCCTCTATCCATGAAAATGTATACGCAACCCTGGCGGCGTCCTATGGCTCTGAAACCCGGGGCACCTTTACCAAGTCCGATGTAATTGTCAGCGATGACCCAGTCAGCTACCCCAACATTGAAACACCGGATGTCATTCTCTGTTTGGCCCAGGTGGCCTATGACCGGTACCTTTCTAAATTCAGCGACCACACTTTGATTTTCTATGACACAGAACTAGTTACGCCCACTCCTGGGACCAGGGGAAAACACATCGGCCACCCCTTCAAGGAGATGAGCATTGAGCTTGGAAATATGGCGGTGGCCAACACCATCGCCCTTGGGGCCATCCTGAAGCATACCGGAATTTTGAAGAGGGAAAGTGTAACTGCGGCCATTGCGGAGTACTTCTCTGCGAAACCTAAAGTAATAGGCATTAATATCCAGGCCCTGGATGCAGGGCTGACCCTGGAGTAAGCGCAACCTATTTCCATACTAAGCCCTGGAATAAGCTGCCTGGAGATGGGAATTGCCCCATTCCAGGCAGTTTATGGATTGTAGAAAGAAGGCAATTTCTCACGGTTCTTGGCCGATTCAGCGGAAATTTCACAAGAAGAGGTGTAATGATGAAACGCAACTTTCAAAATAAGTTTGTCACACCAGAAGCTGCGGCATTGCTGGCAGTGCGGGATGGAGACTGGGTGGACTATGGATTCGGGGCCGGTTTTCCTGAGCTGATGGACAAAGCTCTAGCGGCTCGAAAGGGAAAAGTACGGGATGTGAAAATTCGAGGCGGTCTGGTCATCCGTCCCAAAATCGAGGTGGTGGAGCAGGATCCGGAGCAAATTTCCTTCACCTACTACAGCTGGCATATCGGGGATTATGAGCGCAAGCTGCAGACCCGAGGCCTGGTAAAGTTCCTGCCGGTTATGCTGCGTTCCCTGCCCTATCTCTATCGTGAGAAACATATTCACTGTGATGTGGCCTTCGTGCCCGTCTCCGTACCGGACGGTCAGGGATACTGCGGCTTGGGCATCTCAAATTACGCCTGGCGGACCATCTTTGAGAGCGCCCGTACAGTAGTCTTTGAAATCAATGAGCATTTACCTCAGCTCCAAGGGGTGGACGGCTCCCACCGCGTCCATTTAAGCGAGGCGGATTACATTGTGGAGGGGGAACACGAGCCACTGCCCCAGCGCAGCTACCGGGAACCCAGCGAAACAGACACACAGATCGCCCGACTAGTCCTGGACGAGATCCCGGACGGAGCTGTCCTGTCCCTGGGGGTGGGCGGAGTGCCTTACACGGTAGCCAAAATGCTTGCAGAGTCAGATCGGAAGGAGCTGGGGTGTCACACTGGCACCATCAGCGATGCCTTCCTAGAGCTGTGGAAAGCCGGGAAACTGACTAACAGGAGGAAAGAAGTGGATTCCGGCTACTCCACTTGGAACCTGGCTATGGGTTCCCAGGAGCTGTACGACTGGCTGAATGCGGAGCCCCAACTATTTCACCCCGGAGATTTGGACTATGTACATTCGGTGGAGCGTATCAGTCAGATGAGCAATGTCATCAGTATCAATGGCGGGGTAGAGGTAGACTTGATGGGCCAGGAAAACGGGGAGTCTGCCGGAATCCGGCAGTTGTCCGGCATTGGGGGACAACTGGACTTTCTGGAGGGGGCCTATCGCTCCAAAGGCGGAAAGGGCTTTGTATGCCTGAATGCCACACATAAAAAGAAAGATGGGACGCTGAAATCCAATATTGTGCCATATATTGCAGGCGGCAGTACTGTCTCCGCTCCACGTACAATGATCCAGTATGTGGCCACTGAGTACGGTATAGCAAAACTCTCCGGCAAGACACTCCGGGAGCGGGCTGAGGCTATGGTCGCCATTTCCCATCCAGATTTCCGGGATGAGTTACTGCAGTATGCCCAAGATAACTTTTTCTGAACGAATTCTTTTATTAGGCAGTAACTAGCTGACAGCACTTTTCAGAACGTCAAAACATTCTGAAAAGTGGTTTGATTGAACGTGAAAGACAAACCTGACGGTTTTCTTTCACAGTATCGTTTCCTCATACTGTCAAAAGACCTCTGTTAAGACAAATCGGCCCAAGTTCTGGCGAGGAAGCTCGAGGGGCGGCAGCACGCCTCGAGTGGAATCGAATGCACTGAATGCCTTGCGCGGCAAGGTGTTCGGGAGCGCAGCGAGGACTTTCCGCCGCTGCGCGGCCGGAAAGCAACGGCATTTGTTCAAGCTGTCGAAAAAGTCCAAGGACTTTTTCGACAGCTTGAGGGACAGAACAAATCGGTTCTGCCCCTGTATGTTCAATATATAAAAAACTTTTATGCCATATTGATTATGTGTATTTTACAAGAAAACACTCTAATATTAAAATAAAACTGTAAATTCCAATTAATAACTTGGATGTTGTACAATCATAAATGGAAAGAAGGCTTGATTATGAAAGACAGTATCATCACCGGTGCGTATGACCTCCATGTACACCCTGGCCCTGACGTGATGCCTAGAAAATTTGATGATTTTGAATTGGCTGAGCGAGTGGTGGACTCCGGCATGGCGGGCTTTGCCATCAAGTCCCACTACTTCTGTACGGCTGACCGAGCCAAACTGGTAAACAAAAATTTCCCCGATTGCTATGCCATCGGCATGCTGTGGCTGAACAACGCAGTGGGAGGAATCAATCCCTTTGCGGTGGATATGGCCGGCCGGGCGGGGGCCAAAATTGTGGGTTTCCCTACGGTGGACACGGAGAGTTCCATCACCAAGACTCTTAAGCAACCGCCAGAAAAACGCGCCTTCTGGGCCCGTATTATTGTGGAAATGCAGAACGACGGCATTGAGCTTCGTCCCGTTGTGGTAAGCAGGGATGGCAAGCTGGTACCTGAGGTCTATGAGGTGCTGGATATTATCGCCAAACACGACATGATTCTGGCTACGGGGCATCTGCCTCCGGAGGAGTGTATTCTGCTGACCAAGGCAGCCAAAGAGCGCAAGGTGGAGCGTATCATCTGTACTCATGTATCCGCAGCCGGCGCCGGTTATGCGGTGGAGTACCAGAAAGAAATGCTCCAGTACGGGGCATATATGGAGCACACCACCCAGAGCTGGAGTTCCGGCAAGGTGCCCTTTGAAAAAATGGTCAGCCAAATCAAAGAGGTGGGAATTGAGCACTGTATTTTTGGCACAGACTTGGGCCAGCCCAAGAACAAATATCCGGATGAGGGCCTGTACGATTTCTGCACAGAGTTGGTGGAAAAAGCGGGTTTCTCCGAAACCGATGTGCGTAAGGCCATTGTGGATAACCCCAGAGCGCTGCTGGGCGAATAAACAGGAAGTCATGATATGTTAAGGAGGTTTTGAAACGATGAATGAACGTTTAATGGTTGTGTCCGCCCACGCTGCGGACTGGGTGTGGCGCTGCTCTGGTACCATCGCCAAATATAAGAAGATGGGCGCAGTGGTAAGTGTCGTATGCCTGACCCACGGCGAGCGGGGCGAGTCCGGTGAAGTGTGGAAGCAGCCCAATCAGACCGCCGAGACGGTAAAAGCGACCCGCATGCGGGAGTCCGTGGCTGTGGCGGAATTTTTGGGTGTAGATGAGTTTGAGATGTGGGACTATCCCGACCACCCCCTTGTGGCATCGGAGGAGATTTTAAACCGGCTCAACGATAAAATGCGCCAGTTTAAGCCCACAGTGATCATCACTCACGACTGGCACGACGACACCAACGCCGATCACTGTGTCGCCAGCGACATTACCTTCACTGCTTTTGGGATGGCGCGGCACAAGGGCGTTCCCTCCCAATGTTCGGATACCACCGGAATTGTCCAGATTTACGGCTTCGAGCCCTCCCAGACTGAGCGGAGCGGCTATGTGCCCCAGGTGTACATCGACATCACCGACATTTGGGAGACCAAGCAGGAGGCGATGGCCCTCATCAAAGCCCAGCCGAAGACACCGGCTATCCATAGCCGCGTCAATACCCACCGGGGCTGGCAGGCCGGCCGGATGCCCGGCGGAAAGGGAATTCAGTACGCCGAGTCTTATACGGTACGGTACCCCATTATTTTGAAGGATAAGCTGCTCTAATCGGCAACAATTTTGAGAAGAGCACCAGGCTGTCGGCCTTACCCGCCGCAGGGTGCAGAAAATGATTTATTTATTCCCCAATTGTCTCGATCTTTGCAGCAGGCAAAGGTGGGAGAGGGAGCCGTCTCTCCCTCTCCCACCGCCTTTTTCTGGAGAAAGGCTCCGGCCCTAGAGAAGTGTGAACTGGCAGAGAAGGCCGGGATAGAAAATGGGACAGCTTTGAAAAAGGTGTCCGGAAAGGGATTTGAATATGGACAAATGGAATTATGAAGAACTCCGCCAGCGCATTACAAAGGTGCCCACTACAGCGGTCTCTGACGCGCTGGACTCCATCGGTCTGATGAACAATACCGTGTGCGGACTGTTTCCTACTTGGAATTGCGGCCCGGTGTTCGGGCGGGCGGTCACCTGCTGCAATATTCCCGCCAGCGGCCACACCCAGAATATCCATGGCGGTTTTAAGGTGTCGGAGTATGTGCAGCCCGGCGATGTGGTGATGGTGGGCAATGAGGGTGATATTGCCAACAACGGCTGGGGCGGCCTGGTATCCTGGGGCGCAAAGCTGAAGGGGGCGGTGGGCGCACTGGTGGACGGCGCGGCCCGGGATGTGGACGAGTATGAGTCCATGGGATTTCCGGTCTATGCCAAAGGACTGGTCTGCCGAACTGCCCGAGGACGTATGGTCCAGCTGAGTGTCAATCAGCCCATCCGTTTTGGAGAGGCCCAGGTGCGCCCGGGGGACATAGTCTATGCTGACCGCAACGGAATCTGCATCATCCCGCCGGACCGGCTGCTGGAGGTCATTGAAATTGCCGAGACCATAGAGGCAAACGAGAGTGCAGTCATTGAGGAGATGAAGCGGGGCATGAGCGCCGTGGAGGCCAGTCGGACGGCCAACTATGAGGACATGCTGAAGAAACAGTAAGTGCGCGGACAGGGTGGACAGGATTACCCGGTCGAAGCGCGCAAGAAAAGCGCGGAAAATGCCAGCCGTTAGACCGCAGCATTTTCCGCGTTTTGATTCTTTAATAGGGAGTCGCCTCCGGATAAAAGGAGCGAATAACCTTGATGAATCGGGAGATGACCGGCGAGAGATGAGCTGTCTGTTTCCAAATAAGAAGATGGGAAATTTCAACGGCATCCTCGATGGGGATGACTGAGACATTTT
This window harbors:
- a CDS encoding 4Fe-4S ferredoxin iron-sulfur binding protein codes for the protein MAKKYQLTIRETHCKQCGICSYLCPRKVLTQEMGHCPVATHMENCIGCRLCEMRCPDFAIEVEEAGK
- a CDS encoding 2-oxoglutarate ferredoxin oxidoreductase subunit; this encodes MKSTKKFIEGNIAIVEGALAAGARFYAGYPISPSSEIAEYSSQMLPKVGGIYIQMEDEISSMAALLGASVTGKKVYTATSGPGISLMQENIGLGIMSEIPAVIIDVQRSGPSTGAATKPAQGDMMQARWGTHGDHSIIALSPASVQECFDLTVQAFNLAEKYRTPVYLMADETIGHLRETVTIRELELGEIVNRQQPAEDVSPEKFRPYGYSGTMPSPMPPFGSRKYLSRTTGSTHDEKGEFEPTPENIHRVTHYLIDKIEKNADDICMTKSWHLEDAETVFITYGCSTRSTMEAMARLREQGVRAGMLQLQTVWPLPEKEIRQVLSSAGTVVVPELNLGQIAGEIRKFNDYGCKVVQANRVDGILISPEEILTAWKEAL
- a CDS encoding transposase IS116/IS110/IS902 family protein — its product is MRNYPQTLKRKLLDTICQIREDLSKYTIDPKRDFTRNRKLPFVGVDIGSEQHYARAFDWRGLEVTRKVFHFSNSLEGYQRFEKWVAKLQESRQKDVVFVGCEPTGHYWFTFGDYVRTRGMKLVFVNPYHVKQSKEMDDNSPKKTDQKDPSRTRTHTPCGTGT
- a CDS encoding acetyl-CoA hydrolase, coding for MKRNFQNKFVTPEAAALLAVRDGDWVDYGFGAGFPELMDKALAARKGKVRDVKIRGGLVIRPKIEVVEQDPEQISFTYYSWHIGDYERKLQTRGLVKFLPVMLRSLPYLYREKHIHCDVAFVPVSVPDGQGYCGLGISNYAWRTIFESARTVVFEINEHLPQLQGVDGSHRVHLSEADYIVEGEHEPLPQRSYREPSETDTQIARLVLDEIPDGAVLSLGVGGVPYTVAKMLAESDRKELGCHTGTISDAFLELWKAGKLTNRRKEVDSGYSTWNLAMGSQELYDWLNAEPQLFHPGDLDYVHSVERISQMSNVISINGGVEVDLMGQENGESAGIRQLSGIGGQLDFLEGAYRSKGGKGFVCLNATHKKKDGTLKSNIVPYIAGGSTVSAPRTMIQYVATEYGIAKLSGKTLRERAEAMVAISHPDFRDELLQYAQDNFF
- a CDS encoding pyruvate/ketoisovalerate oxidoreductase, with translation MKTQIVLSGVGGQGLISTGEIIGEAASIHENVYATLAASYGSETRGTFTKSDVIVSDDPVSYPNIETPDVILCLAQVAYDRYLSKFSDHTLIFYDTELVTPTPGTRGKHIGHPFKEMSIELGNMAVANTIALGAILKHTGILKRESVTAAIAEYFSAKPKVIGINIQALDAGLTLE
- a CDS encoding transposase, which encodes MFIFGLLKSELLYLQEFKSMKHFNLELYAYLDYYNNQRIKEKLKGLPPAIHRQHPLSPA